tAATTATCATAGCTACTTTTAGGCTTAGcttcaataatttgaaattatgatGCATGgcaataacaattttttggAATTGAATAAATATTGCAGCAAATTTAATAGGGCAGAAATCTCCAATCCCATATAGACACTTGGAAAAGGTGGGAATTAAAGGGACAAAATATGGTGTGAACTTTGCTTATGGAGGAACTGGTGTGTTTAAAACTGGGTATGATTTGCCAACAATGACCTCTCAAATTGACTTCCTACATACCCTTATTGCCAACTCCACATTTACCCCAAGCCAAATCAATTCCTCTTTTGCCCTTGTCTCCGTTTCTGGCAATGACTATTCTTATTACCTATCACAAAATGGTCCTATTCAGGTAGAACAACCATCGATCCACTTTTGAGATTTCTTTTATCACAATCTAATGATTAATGACTGATGGtttggttttaattattagGGTTTCATTCCACTGATCGAGAAAGTCGTGAAGCAAATAAGTGTGAATTTGAAAAGGATCCATAGTTTTGGAGTGAAGAAAATAGGTATAACAGCATTAGGACCATTGCATTGTGTACCTGAAGTCACAGTCCTTACTGATTTCAAGGAATGCAATTCAACACTATCTCAATTAGTGGATTTCCACAACCATTTGTTAAAACAAGCTGTGGATGAGTTGAATAAGGAAACAAATGATTTACCTTTCTTCATTCTTAATCTCCACGATGCATTTTTATCTATTATCCAAAACAAAGGCATCCCTCAAGGTAAAGTACTACAACTACATCTCTcctattctctctctctctctttcatatCCTACCCTTAATCATATCCActttcataatattttcttttcttttttcactctttcttgttttttttaatgaagaaaaattaagagaaattaTTGTCAATTGAAAAGCATCTTACATtctcaatatttataaaatataataaaattttacatttattatattagGGATATAGACACAGGTAATAGAATTTTTGCTCTATTTGAAAATtgctataaaaataaaatgatctaaaggaaatataaatgaatttggtTGTTATTTcttgtaattctttttttttaaaaattaataatgttaaaatttcgagttaaaattatatattaaagattgagaaaaaaaacaatcaaataatattttgtttgtgttttagattttctaaaaaaagttggaacaagaaaagaaaaacctccCTAGTTCGGTAATAttgataactatttgatttttggaaacttaaattttaaacattgtTTTCCATTCCTTTAGAGTTTCTTTATTTCCTATCTactatttatagatttttcaaaattcaagccAAGGTTTTGAATTAGTTCATCTATCACTTTAAAACCGAGAGCTTTCTTCGGGACTCTGTAGTCTATGTTATGTTCTTTTCACATACCCCATCAATGAAGTATCTTTTtcagagaagaaaaaacaaaaatttcaagcCAATTAACTTTTGTAgaaagtttattatttttaaaggaAGATAGCATATATAGCACACAAAttccaaaactaaaagaatcaCTAAACaaaaccttttaacttttattaccATTTGTAACAAcgaacaagaaacaagaaaaaagaagaagacgtTACAATTGTGGACACCCctgattaatttgttttatatacaTGCAggaaacataaaatttgaaacccCATTGAAGCCATGTTGTATTGGGATAAACCCTCAATATAATTGTGGAAGTGTTGACAAAGATGGAAACAAGAAATATGTATTATGTGATGATCCTAATTCAGCCTTCTTTTGGGATGGAGTTCACCCTACTCAACGAGGATGGATTGCTGCCCTTACCATCTTGCTCTCCAATTTCAAACAgcatttctaaaattgatcaatatcaatatcaattaatGTATGcatggtttaattaattaagtgggccaatattttatatattaattatctaCCTGCTTTAATCTTTGGCTCActcaattattgtactattaattatcattatgaatatataataaaggCTTCTCTTTAAAGTGAGAGAATTATTGAAATTCTTGTGtactatttgaattttgtgggAAGTTTCATGGAAACTTTATATGAGCACTAATTGGGTAAGTTTTGAGCATGTCATCTAGTTTATAAAGGTTTCATTAATCTTATA
This DNA window, taken from Cucumis sativus cultivar 9930 chromosome 6, Cucumber_9930_V3, whole genome shotgun sequence, encodes the following:
- the LOC101211012 gene encoding GDSL esterase/lipase At5g03610: MESTKLFLPLLFILSLLSGKGFGGHHHHHHHVHSHFKPTKLFVFGDSYVDTGNVSPSDSNYPTYPYGITYPGKPAGRFSDGRVLSDFAANLIGQKSPIPYRHLEKVGIKGTKYGVNFAYGGTGVFKTGYDLPTMTSQIDFLHTLIANSTFTPSQINSSFALVSVSGNDYSYYLSQNGPIQGFIPLIEKVVKQISVNLKRIHSFGVKKIGITALGPLHCVPEVTVLTDFKECNSTLSQLVDFHNHLLKQAVDELNKETNDLPFFILNLHDAFLSIIQNKGIPQGNIKFETPLKPCCIGINPQYNCGSVDKDGNKKYVLCDDPNSAFFWDGVHPTQRGWIAALTILLSNFKQHF